Sequence from the Clostridium saccharobutylicum DSM 13864 genome:
TAACTAGAAAATAAGGGAACTCTTTTTCAGAGCATTGCATTTAGAATATTCCTATAGGTATTTCTTCAGTAAAAATTGTTCTATTTTTGCTTGTCCTCAGTTTCATCTGAGGATTATGCAGAAATGGAACAAACTTTTACTGGTAGAAATCCATAGCAATATTCTATAGCAATCGAGCAAAAGAGTTCCCTTACTTTCGGTAATTTATATCACAAGTCTAAATCCCAAATTATTTATTTATGTTTTTATTTATTCTAGCTATCCATAAACATAGTAATACAAATAATAATACAAAAATAAATATCAAAACTGGTTTTGGTAAGCTAAATACTAAACTTGAATTGCTTGTCTGAAGTTTATAAATACACCCTATTCCACTATCTAATATATAAATATCTCCTTCAAAGTATTTTATTCCATTTATCTTACTTTCAGTTCTTAAACTTAATAAATTTGATACAACATTCTCTTTACTTATAGATGACACATTATTTTCTTTGCTATCAAAATATACCTTTGTATCCTTATCTAATATTTTTCCTTCTTTATCTATCGCCAAATATCTTATAATTCCAACATCAGAATATTGATACATAGGTGCAGCTACAATTTTATTAGGCGGATTCGAAATAAGAGGTGGAACTGTTTTTTCACCTTTAAATCTAGGTGAACTTATAGGATCGCCTCCACTAAAATCTGGCCAACCATACCATTTTCCTTTATCTATCTTATACAGATAATCAAAATCTCTATTTATAGGTCTTTCTCCTATATTCTCCATTCCTCCAACTATTCCAACTAATGTTCCTTCACTATCAAGATCCCAGCCTTTAATATTTCTTATACCTGAAGCATATAATGATACCTTATTATTGTCTAAGTTTATTTCTAACACACAAGAATTTGCAATCTCTTGCGCTTTTATCTTTTGTCCATCTTCTGATGAATTTCCATATGCCATGAAAGCACCAGTTTTCTTTTCTCCATAATTATAGCCATTTAATGTTACATCTATTGAACTTTTATCATAAGGAATTTTATCTAATGGATAATTATTGTCAGGGGAAGCTATACCTGAGTTTGTAGCTGATCCAATTGATAAAAGAAGTTTTGAATCTTTTACAATTAGATTTCTATCTAAATATTTGCCTTCACAAGGAATATCTTTCAATATAGATTTTAAATTCTTACTTTCTAAGTCATACTCATACAAGTTTGATTTAGAAATAAAATATAATTTATTATTATAAAAAATCATATTTTCTATTTTTAAGGACTTATCTTGAATTAAATTTTCTTCTCTTCCATCCTCTTTAATAACCTTTATATAATTTTCATAAGCTATATAAAAATTTTTATTTTCATCTTCATCAAAAGCTACAGAGTCTTTACAATTCCTATATGCTACACTCCAACTTATATTATTCTTTAAAATGTTCATTCTATATTGATTAGAAAATTTAAATACTCCAAATGCTCCTACAACAATTACAACAGAAATAATCAAAAATTTCAGAAACCTTTTCACTTCACTCTCCCCTTACTGCTTCAATTTGGCATTTGAAAAAATAACTATCCAAACATACCTTTGTATAAAATATAATACCTATGTTAATTTATATTTTAAAAATACAAAAATAAGACCTTTATTTAAAAATCTTATTTGTACCTTAATTATAGATAAACAACTTGTGACTTAGAATTATGTGGTGAGTAACCAAAATATAGGTCATGCATTTGTTTCGGTAAATTACATCATAAATCTAAGTTGTTTATCTACAATTCATATTTACATCTTATTTAGAATATTCTTTAATTAAGGCACATTTAAAGGAGTGAATATACTTTGAATAAAGATAAGGATAATTTTTTTAAAAATACCTTTTTACTAACAGCTTCAAACATAACTACTGGTATTCTTAGTTTTATATTTTCAATATATCTTTCTAAAATATTAGGTCCTGAAGGAATGGGACTTTATAATTTGGTAATGCCAATTTACAATTTATTCATATGTCTTATGGCTGCAGGTGTAGTTGCATCTATTTCTAAAATCGCTGCAATTTATACTCAAAAAGGTGAATATAATAATATAGCAAAGACTATTAAAGTTGTTGCTATATTTAATATATCTTGGGCACTTTTGATAGGAATTATTGTTTTTTTCAGCTCTTCATTTATTGGGACGTATGGAGTTAACGATACAAGAACAATAAAAGCTATTCGAGTTATATGTCCTGCTATGGTATGTATTGCAATTTCAAACATATTTAAAGGATACTTTTATGGAACTTCTAAAATTATAGTTCCTGCTATTATTGATATCCTTGAAAAAGCCATGAGAGTAATAACTGTAAGCTTACTTATATTTCTAACTCAAGCCAAAACACTTGAGGGTATGGTAACATTAGCTACCGTAGCATTATGTATTGGAGAATTACAAAGTCTAATATGCTTATATATTTACTATAAATATTCTATAAATAAAATTCCACCATCCACTAAAAAGCCTGAAAGTGGATTTCAGCTTCTCTTTGATGTTATAATCATATGCATACCACTATGTGTGAATGGATTTTTAACTAATATTTTAGGTACTCTTGCAACTTTACTCGTACCTAGACGTTTGATTATTGCAGGTTTCTCACATACTGAAGCTTTAAGTATAATCGGTAAATACAATGGAATGGCAATGACTTTAATAACGATTCCCTTAATAGTTGTATCTACTATAAATACATTACTTATACCAGATCTTTCTCAAACTTTAAGTGAAGGAAAACAATATAAAGCTTCTCTTAGAATTCATAAAGTA
This genomic interval carries:
- the spoVB gene encoding stage V sporulation protein B — encoded protein: MNKDKDNFFKNTFLLTASNITTGILSFIFSIYLSKILGPEGMGLYNLVMPIYNLFICLMAAGVVASISKIAAIYTQKGEYNNIAKTIKVVAIFNISWALLIGIIVFFSSSFIGTYGVNDTRTIKAIRVICPAMVCIAISNIFKGYFYGTSKIIVPAIIDILEKAMRVITVSLLIFLTQAKTLEGMVTLATVALCIGELQSLICLYIYYKYSINKIPPSTKKPESGFQLLFDVIIICIPLCVNGFLTNILGTLATLLVPRRLIIAGFSHTEALSIIGKYNGMAMTLITIPLIVVSTINTLLIPDLSQTLSEGKQYKASLRIHKVIKLAFLLGISTTIICNIIPNSLGEMFYGRNDLGPYIRFASIPAPIFFTSLTMFGILNGLNRQGIILRNSLIEALLELVCLYIFTAIPSINIFGYSITMFICCGIGLILNIHEVNKHIDISLNISNIIIYLLLGFLTFLVLNILSKHLLINTPLINNFVISALTFSLFMYLGKFGESEI